Part of the Varibaculum massiliense genome is shown below.
GGGTTCGAGGGTGCGCAGAGCATGATGCAGCAGACATTCGCCAGCCAACTCTACCAGCGCTTTCGGCCCGGGATTACCTAGCCGAGTTCCGGAACCGGCAGCCGTCACGACGCAGTAGATGCTGCGCCCCATAACCAGTCCTTTAGCCCTTACTTGTTATTGACCCGGTCGTGTTCTACCTGGGCTTCTTCCATGATTTTATCGAGGCGATCGGAGGCGGCTTCCTCGTCCTCGTCCTTAGCTAGGGCGAGTTCGGAAATTAGGATTGCCCGCGCTTTAGCCAACATCCGTTTTTCCCCTGCAGACAGCCCGCGTTCGTTGTCACGGAAAGTTAAATCCCGCACTACTTCCGAGACTTTCAAAATATCTCCGGTAGCAATTTTTTCGCCATTGGCCTTGTAGCGACGCGACCAGTTGGAGGGCTCTTCAATATGAGGCTCCTGTAGCACGGCAAGCACTTCTTTGAGTCCTTCCTCGTCAACCACATCGCGAACCCCTACCATATCCACATTTGCTGCTGGCACCTGGATAGTCATATCTCCATTGGTGACCCGGAGCATCAGGTAGGTGGTGTCTTCACCTTTGAGTTTGCGGGTAGTGATATTTTCGATCACCGCGGCACCGTGATGGGGGTAAACAACGGTCTGGCCGATTTCAAATGTCATAACTTACAGGCTCCCAAATACAAATTTTCCGGACACCATTCTACCGCAAATCGGCTTTACCTGCTAAAGAGGCTTCTTTCCCGCAGCGAACAGGGGAAAACTGCATCCCCTGATATTTTGCGTGACGTATCTAAAAACCGGAGGTTTTGGCTTTTCCCGG
Proteins encoded:
- a CDS encoding CarD family transcriptional regulator, with translation MTFEIGQTVVYPHHGAAVIENITTRKLKGEDTTYLMLRVTNGDMTIQVPAANVDMVGVRDVVDEEGLKEVLAVLQEPHIEEPSNWSRRYKANGEKIATGDILKVSEVVRDLTFRDNERGLSAGEKRMLAKARAILISELALAKDEDEEAASDRLDKIMEEAQVEHDRVNNK